The segment CCCGTCTGGAGATGGACGTAGAATCTGCCACCGAGCTCTCTTCCGTTCTTCGTGGCGGCCAGGAGCAGGATCTCCGGCTTGTACCTCTCGACGAGCTCGACCATGACCTTCGAATAGGGGCTCGCGGCATAGCTGGCGAGAATGGGATGTTCCACGAGGTGGACCTCGTCGAGGCCGTACTGCATCGCCTCCTTGGCGTACTCCCCGACACCGTGGCCGAGAAGCGCCCCGCTAAGTTTGACGCCGAGAATGTCCGCGATCCTCCTTCCCTCGCCGATGAGCTGGATGGACCCCCGCCGGATATGGTCCCGCCTGAACTCGATGAAGACCATCACTCCCTTGGATTTCTTGGCCCCGCTCATATGATGCCCTCCGCCTCGAGGTCGTCGAGGAGCTTCCTCACGGCCTCCCTCGCTTCTCCGCTGTAAATCCTCCCGCTTCTGTCCGGGAGCTCGACCGTCTCGATCCTGTCCACGACCGTCGGTGAGCCGCTCAGGCCTATCCTTTCCTTGTCCAGGCCGACGTCGTCGGCGTTCAGGTCATCAATGACCCCTATCGTTCTCGCCTTGATCTTCCCGAGAAGGGTCGGTTCCCTGGGATGATTGCATCCGTGATTCACTGTGATGACGAGCGGAAGCGTGGTCTCCCAGACCTCGAACCCGTCCTCGACGGCCCTCTTGGCCCTGACGTGCCCGTCCCGGACCTCGACCTCGACGACATAGGTCAGCTGGGGCAGGTCCAGGTTCGCGGCCATTCCCGGCCCGACGTGCCCCGTGGAGCTGTCCGTCGTCTCCTCCCCGCAGAAGA is part of the Candidatus Thermoplasmatota archaeon genome and harbors:
- a CDS encoding electron transfer flavoprotein subunit beta/FixA family protein, with amino-acid sequence MPEPSGLRMVVCIKQVPKAEQLKIDPVKKTLVREGVESEINPSDLHALEMALQLKDKHGGSLLALSMGPPRFIQALETAIGMGADKGILLSDRALGGSDTLPTSYALSKAVEHLGHFDIVFCGEETTDSSTGHVGPGMAANLDLPQLTYVVEVEVRDGHVRAKRAVEDGFEVWETTLPLVITVNHGCNHPREPTLLGKIKARTIGVIDDLNADDVGLDKERIGLSGSPTVVDRIETVELPDRSGRIYSGEAREAVRKLLDDLEAEGII